The following coding sequences lie in one bacterium genomic window:
- a CDS encoding class I SAM-dependent methyltransferase, translating into MEAVLPDHLTPLVGEFAWHTLVVDPRIAAESLRHFNLVKSTLDQHSVYTGESLHILELACYAHTTGYDLARELGAQVTLFELSRHTLSKGRELAGRGETQINPRLVVGDFHQLPFEDDSFNYVFICSALHHTWRFERVLEEMMRVLAPGGLVFLENEPTHRGFCFYKFRCNRPHEFTPFEYELEKLGIIRTIAEPYLGSRPESLFGMIENQNMPLGQIVTTIGNACDLVGLGLFPETVMGKLEHRWLQNRFAGAAMLKKDIIENLQERIVEAKKYYTEAEAGMGFSLPAEDEVAAMADGVSQAIAGLQGNPNTLGFRMGLSEIFGAPLQLIARKRDGRQCDPNSPRILDKPMAEKEITVRFPASHFQDKAAAFNQRHNMEKDIYNGFSPLVRKVLTQKSLIPELVHDQLSGLQEIFSEQAWCLTEGEYDLIAMENISHHLISITNRQNKTQLQLPMSHAAGDQFVLLLRIHCELEDKDYFNLKLQCGDRVLDGHAVYKTESILCQSVLSRQEIEQAEQAIQLTLTGIRQVGNGRDRPLLYRIAISYAGLFEMKAENFSQTEQQETVFEESVHDKDDVRNYYA; encoded by the coding sequence GTGGAAGCGGTTCTGCCGGATCATCTCACGCCATTAGTCGGGGAATTCGCCTGGCATACCCTGGTCGTGGACCCGCGCATTGCGGCGGAAAGCCTGCGGCATTTCAATTTGGTAAAAAGCACACTTGATCAGCACAGCGTATATACCGGCGAATCTCTGCATATTCTTGAATTGGCTTGTTATGCCCATACCACAGGATATGATTTGGCTCGCGAGCTGGGTGCCCAAGTTACTCTGTTTGAGCTCTCCCGGCACACGCTTAGCAAAGGACGCGAGTTGGCCGGCAGGGGTGAAACACAAATTAATCCGCGGTTGGTGGTCGGTGATTTTCACCAATTGCCGTTTGAGGATGATTCTTTTAATTATGTTTTCATTTGTTCAGCACTGCATCATACCTGGCGGTTTGAGCGTGTGCTGGAAGAAATGATGCGGGTCTTGGCACCAGGCGGGTTGGTTTTTTTGGAAAACGAACCAACCCACCGGGGATTTTGTTTCTACAAATTTCGCTGTAACCGGCCGCATGAATTCACACCCTTTGAATATGAACTGGAAAAACTCGGCATTATCCGAACCATTGCAGAACCCTATCTGGGCAGCCGCCCGGAGTCGCTCTTCGGTATGATTGAGAACCAAAATATGCCCTTGGGACAGATCGTGACAACCATCGGTAATGCATGTGATCTGGTCGGGCTGGGTTTGTTTCCGGAAACAGTGATGGGCAAACTGGAGCATCGCTGGCTGCAAAATCGCTTTGCCGGCGCCGCGATGCTGAAAAAAGATATTATCGAAAACTTACAAGAACGGATTGTTGAAGCGAAAAAATATTATACCGAGGCGGAGGCAGGAATGGGGTTTTCGCTGCCCGCCGAAGATGAAGTCGCGGCGATGGCAGACGGGGTCAGTCAAGCTATTGCCGGATTGCAGGGAAATCCGAATACACTCGGATTTAGAATGGGATTGTCTGAAATTTTCGGGGCGCCATTACAATTGATTGCACGCAAACGGGATGGCCGTCAGTGCGACCCCAATAGTCCTCGGATTTTGGATAAACCCATGGCAGAGAAAGAAATTACGGTGAGGTTCCCGGCGAGTCATTTTCAGGACAAGGCAGCGGCCTTCAACCAACGCCATAACATGGAAAAGGATATTTATAATGGATTTTCTCCTCTGGTTCGGAAAGTACTCACACAAAAATCCTTGATTCCCGAGCTGGTCCACGATCAACTGTCAGGATTACAGGAAATATTTTCCGAGCAGGCATGGTGCCTTACAGAAGGTGAGTACGATTTAATTGCTATGGAAAATATTTCGCATCATTTGATTTCCATTACCAACCGGCAAAATAAAACCCAGTTACAATTACCCATGTCACATGCGGCAGGAGACCAATTTGTTTTATTGCTGCGGATTCATTGTGAATTGGAGGACAAAGATTATTTTAACCTCAAGCTCCAATGCGGGGATCGGGTGTTGGATGGACATGCGGTTTATAAAACCGAAAGTATCTTATGCCAAAGTGTTCTTTCGCGTCAGGAGATTGAACAGGCAGAGCAAGCAATTCAACTAACGCTTACGGGCATACGGCAGGTAGGGAACGGTCGCGACCGTCCCCTACTTTATCGGATTGCCATTTCGTATGCCGGATTGTTTGAAATGAAAGCAGAAAATTTTTCGCAAACAGAGCAGCAGGAAACAGTGTTTGAAGAATCTGTTCACGACAAGGATGATGTAAGGAATTATTATGCCTGA
- a CDS encoding class I SAM-dependent methyltransferase: protein MLSTTQQNCLDMTPYAGQVEMHPIRNRKEFEAYFQKVASSRMALEAQIAQSGKDRLQWLVSGYCEVCETKGLFVMDWQYSDQQTPNFRERLLCTRCKMNNRQRFALRFLKEEVRLSGHEDFVIYLYEQVTPFYRFVKNHFKDIRIIGSEYFGFEYTSGRIIKGIRHEDAMALSFPDASIDIIMSNDVYEHVPQYIQALAEAGRVIKPGGKLIFSIPFYAAREQSELRAVLENGEVKHLLPEQYHGNPFLVKGSLVFNDFGWDVLEACRQNGFDDAYALAYYSPYHGYVGNGGQIVFVAQKKSGLLQKGTA, encoded by the coding sequence ATGCTATCGACAACGCAGCAAAATTGTTTGGATATGACGCCCTATGCCGGGCAGGTTGAGATGCATCCCATTCGTAATCGGAAAGAATTTGAAGCATATTTCCAAAAGGTTGCTTCGTCCCGCATGGCCCTGGAAGCACAAATTGCGCAATCCGGCAAAGACCGTCTGCAATGGCTGGTATCTGGATATTGCGAAGTTTGCGAAACCAAAGGACTGTTTGTCATGGACTGGCAGTATTCGGACCAGCAGACACCCAATTTTCGTGAGCGCTTACTCTGTACCCGCTGTAAAATGAATAATCGGCAACGGTTTGCACTGCGCTTTTTAAAAGAAGAAGTCCGGTTGTCGGGACATGAAGATTTTGTCATATATCTTTATGAGCAGGTAACGCCTTTTTACCGGTTTGTAAAAAATCACTTTAAGGATATCCGGATTATTGGGAGTGAATATTTTGGTTTTGAGTACACCTCCGGCCGGATTATAAAGGGCATCCGGCATGAGGATGCCATGGCCCTGAGTTTTCCGGATGCAAGTATTGATATTATTATGTCCAATGATGTATATGAACATGTTCCGCAGTATATACAGGCATTGGCCGAGGCCGGGCGGGTAATCAAGCCGGGCGGGAAACTAATTTTTTCCATCCCATTTTATGCTGCGCGTGAGCAAAGCGAATTGCGGGCAGTTCTTGAAAACGGCGAGGTTAAACATTTGCTTCCCGAACAGTATCACGGGAATCCGTTTCTTGTTAAAGGATCGCTGGTCTTTAATGATTTCGGATGGGATGTTTTGGAGGCTTGCCGACAAAATGGTTTTGATGATGCGTATGCATTGGCCTATTACAGTCCGTATCACGGGTATGTAGGCAATGGGGGTCAAATCGTATTTGTTGCGCAAAAAAAATCGGGGTTGCTTCAGAAAGGGACGGCATAG
- a CDS encoding radical SAM protein, with translation MPDETFVYYIEVAGVCNLRCPSCPNGNSPKQLRNPMYMSIEMYSEILQKIIKEKPAEKILIYLLNWGEPTLHPELPRLITLANEVGLSPHLSSNLAAPKNLEAMVKAYPASLRISLSGYWPQTYQITHAGGDIEQVRENAMKVARYREKHDARFPVQICYHKYTHNMEGDYIRMQAMAHELNFEFVPLWAFYAPLEKYLSAVEGPFDPGEQALLDLLLIKPHEAQAVALPYRKLYPDCPLRSQQTAINSDGSVALCCAVYDKKYDLAGSFLDQSHQTLQQQKYSHPFCQRCMAACGDLYYLYTGKEELDAIARRRLEPQTAAVS, from the coding sequence ATGCCTGATGAAACGTTTGTTTATTATATTGAAGTTGCAGGTGTCTGCAATCTTCGGTGCCCTTCATGCCCCAATGGGAACAGCCCAAAGCAGCTGCGCAATCCAATGTATATGTCGATAGAGATGTATTCTGAAATTTTACAGAAAATTATAAAAGAGAAACCCGCAGAAAAAATTCTGATCTATTTATTGAACTGGGGTGAACCCACGCTTCATCCTGAATTACCGCGGTTGATTACCCTGGCAAATGAAGTTGGTTTGTCACCCCATTTGTCCAGCAACCTCGCAGCACCCAAAAATCTTGAAGCCATGGTAAAAGCGTATCCTGCATCCTTGCGTATTTCTCTTTCCGGGTATTGGCCGCAAACATATCAAATAACGCATGCCGGCGGCGATATCGAACAGGTCAGAGAAAACGCCATGAAAGTTGCCCGGTACCGGGAGAAACATGATGCGCGGTTCCCGGTGCAGATCTGTTATCACAAGTACACACATAATATGGAAGGTGATTACATCCGTATGCAAGCCATGGCGCATGAACTCAATTTTGAGTTTGTCCCGCTTTGGGCATTTTATGCGCCCCTGGAAAAATACTTGAGTGCGGTGGAAGGGCCGTTTGACCCCGGGGAGCAGGCATTGCTGGATTTACTGCTGATTAAACCACATGAAGCCCAAGCTGTGGCATTACCCTATCGTAAACTTTATCCCGATTGCCCCTTGCGCTCTCAACAGACGGCCATCAATAGTGACGGCTCTGTGGCACTATGCTGCGCAGTGTATGACAAAAAGTATGATCTGGCCGGTTCTTTTCTCGACCAATCCCACCAGACCCTCCAGCAGCAGAAATACAGCCATCCATTTTGCCAACGCTGCATGGCAGCCTGCGGCGATCTTTATTACCTCTATACAGGCAAAGAAGAATTAGACGCCATTGCGCGGCGTCGCCTGGAACCCCAAACCGCTGCTGTTTCGTAG